In Gemmatimonadaceae bacterium, one genomic interval encodes:
- a CDS encoding serine/threonine protein kinase: MSSLSESLYARLSPLLDQALDLPPEERTQWLNDLQRESVSVVQALGDILLSGETWKGDGSEPSGLLPPLASLLEREPSLAGIRIGAWTLERPIGHGGMGSVWLATRADGRFEGSAAVKLLNLSLIGRAGLERFRREGTALARLSHVNIARLLDAGLSELRQPFLVLEYIDGEPLDAYAARATVSTEQRVALMLQVLAAVGHAHAHLIVHRDLKPSNVLVTHDGTVKLLDFGIARLIANEEDIGDVTDHGHQALTPAFASPEQFRGAPIGPASDIYSAGVMLYLLLTNRHPTAAGARTSAEFAQGALQQEPALTGLGDLDAILRKALRKLPGERYETAAAMADDLRRWLNHEPVAARPDSWSYRAAKFVRRYRAGVAIAVAVGAALTTATVVSVRQRLEAERQRSVAERNFRTQEGFLAAAQVLASDTPGPDGKPLDARGRLLNAVEVIEQQFKSEPRTVALVMANLGGQLFENGDEKGSLALEAKSRDIARKANEFDIAASISCTRAKTFLRSRAIDSARAAIAEGRAALAQIGSKAEAYLCLQAEGDLAAVDADPERAIALLKRALTAFDDAERVEGASNRSLNRLAILNSLSLVIQSAGRPREALAVQRTIVADVESMGYRGTPILPNVAAPMSRMFFDLGEMQEAVSSYRAIVQRSERQNTAGIVDPYLSHVYGQILLRAGVSDSASRWIAAAAAGSLGDNPTITNEVNAAWATLETGRIKEATILASRAKVLYPWHWLTREWVRLRIARHTGDSLPPVKRLAVAIDSLWPDASIPRAYFIFPLLTLGEWRLTDGDVQGADAAASRVRTLAMVDSLAVTRSAIVGHADFLHARVQHVSGDHAGATRTAQRAIIALSTGYGATHPVTVAARAFLQR; this comes from the coding sequence ATGTCATCGTTGTCCGAATCACTGTATGCGCGACTCAGTCCGCTACTCGATCAGGCGTTGGATCTTCCCCCCGAAGAGCGGACACAGTGGCTCAATGACTTGCAGCGCGAGAGCGTGAGCGTGGTGCAGGCCCTCGGCGACATTCTGCTGTCTGGCGAGACGTGGAAAGGGGACGGTTCAGAGCCGTCGGGGTTGCTGCCTCCGCTGGCGTCGCTGCTTGAGCGTGAACCGTCGCTGGCCGGCATCCGCATTGGTGCGTGGACGCTCGAACGACCGATCGGACACGGGGGCATGGGCAGTGTGTGGCTCGCCACACGGGCCGACGGCCGCTTTGAGGGATCGGCAGCCGTCAAGCTCCTGAACCTCTCGCTGATCGGACGCGCGGGACTCGAACGATTCCGTCGCGAAGGAACGGCCCTCGCTCGGCTTTCGCACGTCAATATTGCGCGTCTGCTTGATGCGGGCTTAAGCGAACTGCGCCAGCCATTCCTCGTGCTCGAGTACATCGACGGCGAACCACTCGATGCGTACGCCGCGCGCGCAACGGTCAGTACCGAGCAGCGCGTAGCCCTCATGCTGCAGGTACTCGCGGCGGTTGGCCACGCGCATGCCCATCTGATTGTCCATCGCGACCTCAAGCCGTCGAACGTGCTGGTCACGCATGATGGCACCGTGAAGTTGCTCGACTTCGGGATCGCGCGCCTGATCGCCAACGAGGAGGACATCGGTGACGTGACGGATCATGGGCATCAGGCGTTGACACCGGCGTTCGCCTCACCCGAGCAGTTCCGTGGCGCGCCCATTGGACCGGCCTCCGACATTTACAGCGCTGGTGTCATGCTGTATCTGCTGCTGACCAATCGTCATCCGACGGCCGCCGGTGCGCGCACCAGCGCGGAGTTCGCGCAGGGGGCGTTGCAACAGGAACCCGCACTGACGGGCCTGGGCGACCTTGACGCCATTCTGCGAAAAGCGCTGCGGAAGCTGCCCGGAGAGCGCTACGAGACGGCCGCGGCGATGGCAGATGATTTGCGGCGCTGGCTGAATCATGAACCCGTGGCGGCGCGTCCCGATTCGTGGTCATACCGCGCCGCAAAGTTCGTGCGACGCTACCGAGCGGGTGTCGCGATTGCTGTGGCGGTTGGCGCCGCATTGACGACGGCGACCGTCGTGTCGGTTCGCCAACGGTTGGAGGCCGAGCGGCAACGGAGCGTTGCGGAGCGCAACTTCCGCACGCAGGAAGGTTTTCTTGCCGCGGCGCAGGTACTCGCCAGCGACACGCCCGGACCGGACGGCAAGCCGCTCGATGCGCGCGGACGACTGCTGAATGCAGTCGAGGTGATCGAGCAGCAATTCAAATCCGAACCCCGCACGGTGGCGCTCGTCATGGCCAACCTGGGCGGACAACTGTTCGAGAATGGCGATGAGAAGGGCTCCCTCGCGCTGGAGGCCAAGTCTCGCGACATCGCCCGCAAGGCCAACGAATTCGATATCGCAGCGTCCATCTCGTGTACGCGCGCCAAGACATTTCTGCGGTCGCGTGCGATCGACTCAGCGCGAGCAGCGATTGCGGAAGGCCGAGCAGCGTTGGCCCAGATCGGGTCAAAGGCCGAGGCGTATTTGTGCCTTCAGGCTGAAGGCGATCTCGCGGCGGTGGACGCTGATCCCGAACGTGCCATTGCGCTCTTGAAACGGGCCCTGACCGCGTTTGACGACGCAGAGCGCGTCGAGGGCGCGTCGAATCGGTCCTTGAATCGACTGGCGATTCTCAACAGCCTTAGCCTGGTGATCCAGTCGGCTGGTCGGCCCCGAGAGGCATTGGCGGTGCAGCGCACCATCGTCGCCGACGTCGAATCGATGGGGTATCGGGGCACGCCAATTCTACCAAACGTCGCCGCGCCCATGTCCCGCATGTTCTTCGACCTGGGAGAGATGCAGGAGGCCGTATCCAGCTACCGCGCGATCGTGCAGCGCTCGGAACGACAGAACACCGCTGGCATAGTAGACCCGTACCTTTCCCATGTGTACGGACAAATTCTGCTGCGGGCGGGCGTGTCCGACTCGGCGAGCCGATGGATCGCGGCCGCCGCAGCGGGTTCGCTCGGGGATAACCCGACAATCACCAACGAGGTGAACGCCGCGTGGGCCACTCTTGAAACCGGCCGTATCAAGGAGGCCACCATCCTCGCCTCACGCGCAAAAGTGTTGTATCCGTGGCATTGGCTCACCCGCGAATGGGTGCGCCTGCGCATTGCGCGTCACACCGGCGATTCGCTGCCGCCCGTGAAACGGCTCGCCGTCGCCATCGACTCACTGTGGCCTGATGCGTCCATTCCAAGGGCGTACTTCATTTTCCCGCTGCTCACACTCGGCGAGTGGCGCTTGACCGATGGTGACGTGCAAGGCGCCGACGCGGCAGCATCGCGCGTGCGAACTCTGGCCATGGTTGACTCGCTGGCAGTAACACGCAGTGCTATTGTCGGGCACGCGGATTTCCTGCATGCGCGCGTGCAGCACGTCAGCGGCGATCATGCCGGCGCGACCCGCACGGCGCAGCGGGCGATCATCGCGCTGTCCACGGGTTATGGCGCAACACACCCGGTGACGGTGGCGGCGCGAGCCTTTTTGCAACGCTAG